One genomic region from Magallana gigas chromosome 3, xbMagGiga1.1, whole genome shotgun sequence encodes:
- the LOC136273312 gene encoding uncharacterized protein, translating to MAWNDRLFPVTSVKSNFTYRNRMCAVCHGENDLDLVRCVVFLPLLLLTYIAFRTLRTVPGLILMNVVVSLICTQIIFTISNLLERAFSFFTSFLTSLQGVFIFFSFFTSRHVLSLFQSLFERRLTSNLIEASIKNNTKNSAVQQNDRSSDQ from the exons ATGGCCTGGAATG ATAGGTTATTTCCTGTGACATCTGTTAAATCAAACTTCACTTACAGAAACCGTATGTGTGCTGTCTGTCATGGTGAAAACGACTTGGATCTTGTTCGATG CGTGGTGTTTCTACCTCTTCTTTTATTGACTTACATAGCATTTCGTACCTTGCGAACTGTACCTGGGTTAATCTTAATGAATGTAGTAGTATCTTTGATCTGTACACAGATTATCTTCACCATTTCAAATTTGCTGGAGAGAG CTTTTTCCTTTTTCACCTCGTTTTTGACTTCCTTGCAaggagtttttattttttttagtttctttACATCACGACATGTTCTCTCTTTATTTCAATCTTTATTTGAAAGACGACTGACAAGCAACCTGATTGAAGCTtccataaaaaataacacaaaaaacTCAGCAGTTCAACAAAATGACAGGAGCAGCGatcagtaa
- the LOC109619962 gene encoding uncharacterized protein, with protein MFSGSATLGITILYFITTTVGDLNITNLMLIYMNMCGEEYLCYEWPGMVGYTVNQCHSKCPPCSCNEDCFQNETCCPDVLLMQRQEQEAFITPFLYQSPTDDLLTYDQYAMLTQCPSNADNNTKEMCEIFSTQNVKRLFPVTSSKTNYTYRNQMCAVCHNEDDSDLVQWTITTTRESIKYKISVINVISSFQSLFNFSKLANHKPVLFVPPDSITSRVIRIQPSNFIQVSCPIDIDEDIKLACFGSYVRPYRNFKNIFCYVCDFYTHFSPKFGKNLIDTCKREFDYSNDFLTIEHACSENPPTVVTYPFKNIYCHMCNTYGDTTRPCSDFQMSETWHTSDAFTFFVSDAAARVKRRWVRQYRFGNIEFRQKKIIEQIANVNLNGKIRNDANQTSHNFTEIVYNLAAVFPDRIYNKHLLPSTIQKFTPTNCDNELSCIFNSQCDCCLDTAFTRPVTCLEYFADGIKNERVPMVVHDCSHSMSFYSTKLYLVLRHLCIKDTGTFQSIPVYSNNITYKNVFCFLCHTKFTISDEQIFMEDHKILPLNIMCDITLPFLYMTNFSNILEMAKSLKCDIILDKENVSLCFDSRHHENPRCLWSLPDEDEGRNEIWSCSRHTRMNSFTWIQKYAWDFCPECQLEKPFPVHVDQCSHPRRKEACNLLPTVRGHPLISPYKNIYCKVCSSNCSDCFDRETYSLLQTCDLTREGKYEPITASYRDLFRPTVKMQLNQRIDGTLEEPKELGCYPGRVLIDDRCELLLPVAEHLSYIVTFLADIKVTSTESPSIWLEPLRESAKAQINAYLGKKIRNYFFLPFNILGNHSTEFSCFMHMTINFADPFDRDEVEKHFTTMSESIHFFGVLSKQTRYEIKGNHLIPTKRAIDLALNVQKTWYKDEYNQFLEYIHNYFRPAVVTLDVLQVSHLLFCRHEILPTIAQTENYNVNKYHLTFIPTKKSYGIGEFVLYIDGRVGVCEEKIVSKYFNFSDERLTILTIVCNFCSVFFLFILLLTYTLFDTLRTIPGLVLMNDVISLICTQVIFTMINFLETGRSACRIFGILLHYFWLSLSCSQFTCCLHMSRVFALSKGLQLSNSNKTFYYYVVFTYTVPLLLVAVSITSNLYRNGSIGYGINLCFVEDAYSNLLTFVVPLFTSCLANIVLFLTTLGAILCRTKVQKSKEDASYLVISLKLFSVTGGIFVFTIIDTFLQLSAFSFFTTLLTSLQGVFIFISFFTSRKVFSMFKKQLTRNRENA; from the exons ATGTTTTCTGGCTCAGCGACATTGGGTATtactattttgtattttattacaaCCACTGTTGGAGACCTCAACATCACCAATCTGATGTTGATTTACATGAACATGTGTGGCGAAGAATATCTCTGTTACGAATGGCCTGGGATGGTGGGGTACACGGTCAACCAATGTCATAGCAAGTGCCCGCCATGTTCTTGCAATGAAGATTGTTTCCAAAACGAGACATGTTGTCCTGATGTTCTCTTGATGCAAAGACAAGAACAGGAAGCTTTTATCACACCTTTCCTTTATCAGTCACCAACTGATGATTTGTTGACCTACGATCAGTATGCCATGCTGACCCAATGTCCGTCTAATGCGGATAACAACACCAAAGAGATGTGTGAAATTTTCTCTACTCAAAATGTTAAACGTTTATTTCCAGTGACGTCTTCCAAAACGAACTACACTTACAGGAACCAGATGTGTGCTGTCTGTCATAATGAAGACGATTCTGACCTCGTTCAATGGACCATAACTACTACAAGAGAGTCAATCAAATATAAGATATCTGTTATAAATGTTATATCCTCTTTCCAATCACTCTTCAATTTTTCCAAACTAGCAAACCACAAACCCGTTTTATTTGTTCCTCCTGATAGCATTACGTCTCGTGTTATCAGGATACAACCGTCGAACTTTATACAGGTATCGTGTCCTATTGATATAGACGAGGACATTAAGCTTGCCTGTTTCGGTTCATATGTAAGACCGTACAgaaacttcaaaaatattttctgctATGTTTGCGATTTTTACACCCATTTTAGTCCTAAATTTGGTAAGAATCTTATCGATACGTGTAAAAGAGAATTTGATTATTCAAATGATTTCCTAACAATAGAGCATGCTTGTTCAGAAAACCCACCGACCGTTGTCACATATCCCTTTAAGAACATTTATTGTCACATGTGCAATACGTACGGTGACACGACGAGACCATGTAGTGATTTTCAAATGTCTGAGACTTGGCACACCAGCGAtgcttttactttttttgttaGCGATGCAGCAGCACGGGTAAAGCGTCGTTGGGTACGCCAATATCGATTCGGAAACATAGAATTTAGacaaaagaaaatcattgaACAAATTGCTAATGTCAATTTAAATGGTAAAATACGAAATGATGCCAACCAAACCTCACACAACTTTACAGAAATCGTTTATAACCTGGCCGCTGTTTTCCCCGATAGAATTTACAATAAACACCTACTCCCATCCACAATTCAAAAGTTTACCCCTACAAATTGTGATAACGAACTGTCGTGTATATTTAACAGTCAGTGTGATTGTTGTCTGGATACAGCTTTCACCCGTCCAGTCACCTGTCTTGAATATTTTGCCGatgggataaaaaatgaaagagTACCAATGGTTGTGCATGACTGTTCACATTCTATGTCCTTCTATTCTACCAAATTATACCTTGTCCTACGACACCTTTGTATAAAAGATACCGGCACGTTTCAATCAATACCCGTTTATTCTAATAATAtcacatataaaaatgttttctgttTCCTATGCCATACTAAATTCACAATATCAGATGAACAAATATTCATGGAAGATCATAAAATCCTGCCactaaatattatgtgtgatattacattaccatttttatatatgacaaatttttcTAATATTCTAGAAATGGCCAAATCATTAAAATGTGATATTATTTTAGACAAAGAAAACGTTTCATTGTGTTTCGATTCAAGGCATCACGAAAATCCACGATGCCTATGGTCGTTACCTGACGAGGACGAGGGACGCAATGAAATCTGGTCATGCAGCAGACATACAAGAATGAATTCCTTTACATGGATTCAGAAATACGCATGGGACTTTTGTCCGGAATGTCAACTAGAAAAACCATTTCCTGTACATGTCGATCAGTGTTCACATCCAAGAAGAAAAGAAGCCTGCAATTTACTTCCAACAGTTAGAGGGCATCCATTAATTTCACcgtacaaaaatatttactgtAAAGTTTGTTCTTCGAACTGTTCGGACTGTTTTGATAGAGAAACGTATTCATTGCTTCAGACTTGTGATTTAACTAGAGAAGGAAAATATGAACCCATAACGGCTAGTTACAGAGACCTGTTTCGTCCGACTGTAAAAATGCAATTGAATCAACGCATAGACGGAACGTTAGAGGAG CCTAAAGAGTTGGGGTGTTATCCGGGAAGAGTTTTAATTGACGACAGATGTGAACTTCTGCTTCCTGTCGCCGAGCACTTGAGCTACATAGTAACCTTTCTCGCGGATATCAAAGTGACATCTACAGAGAGTCCATCTATTTGGCTAGAACCGTTGAGAGAATCAGCAAAAGCACAAATTAATGCCTATTTAGGGAAGAAAATTCgcaattatttctttcttccaTTCAATATTTTGGGAAATCATTCCActgaattttcatgttttatgcaCATGACAATAAACTTTGCTGATCCGTTCGACCGCGATGAAGTGGAGAAACATTTTACAACAATGTCTGAGTCTATACATTTTTTTGGAGTTTTATCTAAACAAACAAGATATGAAATAAAAGGAAACCATCTAATCCCAACAAAGCGTGCCATTGACCTAGCATTAAATGTTCAGAAAACCTGGTATAAAGATGAATACAATCAGTTCCTGGAATATATACACAATTATTTCCGCCCTGCAGTTGTAACACTAGACGTTTTACAGGTATCTCATCTTTTATTTTGCCGCCATGAAATATTACCCACCATTGCACAAACTGAAAATTATAATGTTAACAAATATCATTTAACCTTTATTccaacaaaaaaatcttacgGTATCGGTGAGTTTGTTCTTTATATAGATGGTAGAGTAGGAGTTTGTGAAGAAAAAATCgtctcaaaatattttaacttttcgGATGAACGTCTTACCATTTTGACCATAGTGTGTAATTTCTGTAGTGTATTCTTTCTATTCATTCTTCTCTTGACTTACACACTATTTGATACATTGCGAACTATACCTGGTTTAGTCTTAATGAACGATGTGATTTCTTTGATATGTACACAAGTCATCTTCACTATGATAAATTTTTTGGAAACTGGTAGATCAGCCTGTCGTATCTTTGGAATACTGCTGCATTACTTTTGGCTTTCTCTTTCTTGCAGTCAATTTActtgttgtttacatatgtcTCGAGTATTTGCGTTATCGAAAGGATTGCAATTATCCAATtctaacaaaacattttactattatgttgtttttacTTATACAGTTCCATTGTTGCTTGTTGCTGTATCTATCACATCTAATCTATATAGAAATGGCAGTATTGGGTATGGAATAAATTTATGCTTCGTAGAAGATGCTTATTCAAATTTGTTAACATTTGTTGTTCCTTTATTTACATCGTGTCTTGCTAACATTGTATTATTTCTGACAACTCTTGGAGCCATTTTATGCAGAACAAAAGTTCAAAAGTCCAAAGAGGATGCATCTTATCTTGTGATTTCTCTTAAGTTGTTTTCAGTTACCGgtggtatttttgtttttacaataattgaCACATTCCTTCAACTATCAGCCTTTTCtttctttacaactttattAACCTCTCTGCAGggagtttttattttcataagcTTTTTCACATCTCGCAAAGtcttttcaatgtttaaaaaacaattgacAAGAAACAGAGAGAATGCCTGA